The Cynocephalus volans isolate mCynVol1 chromosome 2, mCynVol1.pri, whole genome shotgun sequence genome window below encodes:
- the NACAD gene encoding NAC-alpha domain-containing protein 1 isoform X1 — MPGEAARAELLLPEAGGPAPRTDLSCDAAAATIPRGDQREPHALTPRPSPLALTFLPGKPGTRPQPEGASWDAGPGGAPSAWADPAEGGPSPVLLPEGLPPEALPSEAPLPATLEPRIVMGEETCQASSSPRAARPALRDQEGGHPGLHPPPELCSQGNPPVPSPPPEPDSYFTPPSTPTKTTYALLPGHGPHRDTRDSEAESLDSPPASPSGSYITADGDSWASSPSCSLSLLTPAEGLDFPSGWGLSPPGSVADEGELHPAGPPSSESSLSADSGSSWDQEGHFFDLDFLANDPMIPAALLPFRGSLIFQVEEVEVTPLPQEEEVKAAAPTPDGDLAGEGEEDSTSASFLQSLSDLSIVEGVDEAFAFRDDTSAASSDSDSASYAGADDERLYSGEPHAQPTALLQDIQKTEEKRGNGAEGPQAREGAVSWGPEEAIPQVSEGEAHFSQSREPVVDRTEEGLALGQESTATVTPHGLQAAPGLQMEAATRVAPQAGEEEVDSPAGQAPAAGAMPQPSQEGAGPTLGQGPVAAEMPPTPQEEASHRRPGCPQNLKEEGRPSLPSGPEPVAAATPVPQQAEGALGLPQDSAVAAPLSLQDPGLASGWEPVAAAIPQALQAEASCSPGTVSSTFLALQEVNVALGLRPAPEERVTALPGGPEPPAMDQVYQDDPQPATEAGTPQASWEDAGLTLGMVAPNLPEPACDSGEEVARPPEPACDSGEEVARPPEPACDSGEEVARPPEPACDSGEEVARPPEPACDSGEEVARPPEPACDSGEEVARPPEPACDSGEEVARPPEPACDSGEEVARPPEPACDSGEEVARPPEPACDSGEEVARPPEPACDSGEEVARPPEPACDSGEEVARPPESTSGTGEEVARPPEPACDSGEEVAHPPESSSGTGEEVAHPPEPTCDSGEEVARPPEPTSGTEEEVAHPPESTSGTGEEVACPPEPTCDSGEEVACPPEPTSGTGEEVAHPPESTSGTGKEVAHPPEPTCDSGEEVACPPEPTSGTGEEVARPSEPTIDSGEEVAHPPEPASGTGEEVAKGLSVLEQEACLKASVHTGDRAEPHSAPEEALGTENQMGAGPELSVPLSAGEALKVHPTACPKVSQVQPLSPAGEGRGLSSEAMVGPGLPTDVATEAGLGSCPASLAGAASRLDRGCPEEPVPTSAPPSWQPEPVPGPGSGEQPQAAPSVLSPSPLQPPENPARNLPSSPQDRLPSPDTPAPGVLARVAPPPLGSPVLCLCQDPQEDSMEDKELPGSPGLPLPRVGAQQATAAVSGTMQPLGAGQRVSLLPHSPLLIPKEAPKDAKDLASQMSAPCQVPPRSGTQSPPGPQGLPAPEQQEDEDSLEEDSTRAPGSGQHSESHGESSAELDEQDISAPQTTQCPAQAPTGGSEETIAKAKQSRSEKKARKAMSKLGLRQIQGVTRITIQKSKNILFVIAKPDVFKSPASDTYVVFGEAKIEDLSQQVHKAAAEKFKVPSEPSALVPESAPRPRVRPECEEEEEEEVDEAGLELRDIELVMAQANVSRAKAVRALRDNHSDIVNAIMELTM; from the exons ATGCCCGGGGAGGCCGCCCGCGCGGAGCTGCTGCTGCCCGAGGCCGGCGGGCCCGCGCCCCGCACAG ATCTCTCCTGTGATGCAGCTGCTGCCACCATCCCAAGAGGGGACCAGCGGGAGCCCCATGCCCTGACCCCAAGGCCCAGCCCCCTGGCCCTCACGTTCCTGCCTGGCAAGCCAGGCACCCGGCCCCAGCCTGAGGGAGCCAGCTGGGATGCAGGGCCTGGAGGGGCCCCCTCAGCCTGGGCAGACCCGGCAGAGGGTGGCCCGAGCCCAGTGCTGCTCCCTGAGGGCCTGCCCCCCGAAGCTCTGCCCTCCGAGGCTCCTCTCCCAGCCACCCTGGAGCCTCGGATTGTGATGGGTGAGGAGACGTGCCAGGCCTCCTCATCGCCCAGGGCAGCCCGGCCAGCGCTCAGGGACCAGGAGGGTGGGCACCCCGGCTTGCACCCACCCCCCGAGTTGTGTTCTCAGGGTAATCCTCCtgtgccttcccctcccccagagcCTGATTCCTACTTCAcgcctccctccacccccaccaagaCCACCTATGCCCTGCTCCCTGGCCACGGGCCCCACAGGGACACAAGAGACTCAGAGGCTGAGTCGCTGGACTCACCACCCGCCTCGCCCTCCGGCTCCTACATCACAGCCGATGGGGACAGCTGGGCCTCATCACCGTCCTGCTCCCTCAGCCTGTTGACTCCAGCCGAAGGGCTGGACTTCCCCTCAGGCTGGGGCCTCTCCCCACCAGGGTCGGTGGCGGATGAAGGAGAGCTGCACCCTGCCGGACCCCCCTCCTCCGAGTCCAGCCTCTCAGCAGACAGTGGCTCTTCCTGGGACCAGGAAGGTCACTTCTTCGACCTGGACTTCCTGGCCAATGACCCAATGATCCCCGCAGCCCTCCTGCCCTTCCGGGGCAGCCTCATCTTCcaggtggaggaggtggaggtgacACCACTGccccaggaggaggaggtgaaGGCAGCGGCTCCCACCCCAGATGGGGACCTGGCCGGGGAGGGTGAAGAGGACAGCACGTCCGCGTCCTTTCTGCAGTCACTGTCTGACCTGTCCATCGTGGAGGGCGTGGACGAGGCTTTCGCATTCCGGGATGACACCTCGGCGGCCTCCTCTGACTCAGACTCGGCCTCCTACGCGGGGGCGGACGATGAGCGGCTGTACAGTGGGGAGCCCCACGCCCAGCCCACCGCCCTGCTCCAGGACATCCAGAAGACAGAGGAGAAGCGCGGCAACGGGGCTGAGGGACCGCAGGCTCGGGAGGGGGCCGTGTCCTGGGGCCCAGAGGAGGCCATTCCTCAGGTCTCAGAGGGAGAGGCCCATTTCAGCCAAAGCCGGGAACCAGTCGTGGACAGAACAGAAGAGGGCCTCGCTTTAGGCCAGGAGTCCACTGCAACTGTGACCCCTCACGGTCTGCAGGCAGCCCCAGGCCTCCAGATGGAGGCAGCTACCAGGGTGGCCCCCCAGGCTGGGGAGGAAGAAGTGGACTCACCCGCTGGACAGGCGCCTGCTGCTGGGGCAATGCCTCAGCCCTCCCAGGAGGGTGCAGGCCCCACGTTAGGCCAAGGGCCTGTCGCTGCAGAGATGCCTCCAACTCCACAGGAAGAAGCAAGCCACAGACGCCCGGGCTGTCCTCAGAAtctgaaggaggaaggaaggcccAGCCTCCCCTCAGGCCCAGAGCCTGTGGCTGCGGCCACGCCCGTGCCTCAGCAGGCTGAAGGGGCTCTCGGCTTACCCCAGGACTCTGCTGTGGCAGCACCTCTGTCCCTGCAAGACCCGGGCCTTGCCTCAGGCTGGGAGCCTGTAGCTGCTGCCATCCCTCAGGCCCTGCAGGCAGAAGCAAGCTGCTCCCCAGGGACAGTGTCCTCAACCTTCCTTGCTCTGCAGGAAGTAAATGTGGCCTTAGGACTAAGGCCAGCACCTGAGGAAAGAGTCACAGCCCTCCCTGGAGGCCCAGAGCCTCCAGCCATGGACCAGGTTTACCAGGATGACCCACAGCCCGCCACAGAAGCTGGGACCCCTCAGGCTTCATGGGAAGATGCAGGTCTCACCTTGGGCATGGTGGCCCCCAATCTCCCTGAGCCCGCCTGTGACTCTGGGGAGGAAGTGGCCCGTCCCCCTGAGCCCGCCTGTGACTCTGGGGAGGAAGTGGCCCGTCCCCCTGAGCCCGCCTGTGACTCTGGGGAGGAAGTGGCCCGTCCCCCTGAGCCCGCCTGTGACTCTGGGGAGGAAGTGGCCCGTCCCCCTGAGCCCGCCTGTGACTCTGGGGAGGAAGTGGCCCGTCCCCCTGAGCCCGCCTGTGACTCTGGGGAGGAAGTGGCCCGTCCCCCTGAGCCCGCCTGTGACTCTGGGGAGGAAGTGGCCCGTCCCCCTGAGCCCGCCTGTGACTCTGGGGAGGAAGTGGCCCGTCCCCCTGAGCCCGCCTGTGACTCTGGGGAGGAAGTGGCCCGTCCCCCTGAGCCCGCCTGTGACTCTGGGGAGGAAGTGGCCCGTCCCCCTGAGCCCGCCTGTGACTCTGGGGAGGAAGTGGCCCGTCCCCCTGAGCCCGCCTGTGACTCTGGGGAGGAAGTGGCCCGTCCCCCTGAGTCCACCTCTGGCACTGGGGAGGAAGTGGCCCGTCCCCCTGAGCCTGCCTGTGACTCTGGGGAGGAAGTGGCCCATCCCCCTGAGTCCAGCTCTGGCACTGGGGAGGAAGTGGCCCATCCCCCTGAGCCCACCTGTGACTCTGGAGAGGAAGTGGCCCGTCCCCCTGAGCCAACCTCTGGCACTGAGGAGGAAGTGGCCCATCCCCCTGAGTCTACCTCTGGCACTGGGGAGGAAGTGGCCTGTCCCCCTGAGCCCACCTGTGACTCTGGAGAGGAAGTGGCCTGTCCCCCTGAGCCAACCTCTGGCACTGGGGAGGAAGTGGCCCATCCCCCTGAGTCCACCTCTGGCACTGGGAAGGAAGTGGCCCATCCCCCTGAGCCCACCTGTGACTCTGGGGAGGAAGTAGCCTGTCCCCCTGAGCCAACTTCTGGCACTGGGGAGGAAGTGGCCCGTCCCTCTGAGCCCACCATTGACTCTGGGGAGGAAGTGGCCCATCCCCCTGAGCCTGCCTCTGGCACTGGCGAGGAAGTAGCCAAGGGCCTTTCTGTGCTTGAGCAGGAAGCGTGTCTCAAAGCCAGTGTGCACACAGGTGATAGGGCCGAGCCCCACTCGGCCCCAGAGGAGGCCCTGGGGACTGAGAACCAGATGGGAGCAGGCCCCGAGCTATCAGTGCCCCTAAGTGCAGGAGAGGCTCTCAAGGTACATCCTACTGCCTGTCCCAAGGTCAGCCAGGTGCAGCCGCTGAGCCCagctggggagggaagaggcCTAAGCAGCGAGGCCATGGTGGGACCCGGGCTTCCCACAGATGTGGCCACAGAGGCCGGTCTGGGCTCCTGCCCAGCGTCTTTAGCAGGGGCTGCATCCAGGCTAGACAGGGGCTGCCCTGAAGAGCCTGTCCCCACATCTGCACCACCCTCCTGGCAGCCGGAGCCTGTGCCAGGCCCGGGCAGTGGAGAGCAGCCCCAGGCAGCACCCAGTGTCCTCAGCCCCTCCCCACTGCAGCCCCCAGAAAACCCTGCCAGGAACCTGCCCAGCTCACCCCAGGACAGGCTCCCAAGTCCTGACACCCCTGCTCCTGGTGTTCTTGCCCGGGTAGCCCCGCCCCCCTTGGGGTCCCCAGTCCTCTGCCTGTGCCAGGATCCCCAAGAAGACTCCATGGAGGACAAGGAGCTCCCAGGCTCTCCGGGCCTCCCACTGCCCCGGGTAGGAGCCCAGCAGGCCACTGCTGCTGTCTCAGGAACCATGCAGCCTCTGGGGGCTGGGCAGCGGGTCAGCCTCTTGCCCCATTCCCCCCTCCTCATCCCCAAGGAGGCCCCCAAGGATGCCAAAGACCTGGCCTCACAGATGTCAGCCCCCTGCCAAGTGCCTCCTCGCTCTGGAACCCAGAGCCCGCCTGGCCCTCAAGGGCTCCCCGCCCCCGAGCAGCAAGAGGACGAGGACAGCCTGGAGGAAG ACTCAACGAGGGCCCCAGGCTCGGGCCAGCACTCAGAGAGCCATGGGGAATCATCGGCTGAGCTGGACGAGCAGGACATCTCAGCACCTCAGACCACCCAGTGCCCAGCCCAG GCCCCGACAGGCGGCAGCGAGGAGACCATCGCCAAAGCCAAGCAGAGTCGCAGTGAGAAGAAGGCCCGAAAG GCGATGTCGAAGCTGGGCTTGCGGCAGATTCAGGGAGTCACCAGGATCACCATCCAGAAGTCCAAGAACATCCTCTTTGTCATTGCCAAGCCCGATGTCTTCAAGAGCCCAGCCTCGGACACCTATGTGGTCTTCGGTGAGGCCAAG ATCGAGGACCTGTCCCAGCAAGTGCACAAAGCTGCAGCCGAGAAGTTCAAGGTGCCCTCAGAGCCCTCAGCCCTAGTCCCCGAGTCAGCGCCCAGGCCCAGGGTGAGGCCAGAGtgcgaggaggaggaggaggaggag GTGGATGAGGCAGGGCTGGAGCTGCGTGACATTGAGCTGGTGATGGCCCAGGCCAACGTGTCCAGGGCCAAGGCTGTGCGTGCCCTGAGGGACAACCACAGTGACATTGTCAATGCCATTATG GAACTGACGATGTAA